A region of Methanobacterium spitsbergense DNA encodes the following proteins:
- a CDS encoding methanogenesis marker 8 protein, with translation MDEHVIEALGKTRVKVKEGKVVEVGEPKIDYCPIFDKYRGIKQFTPENIKENIEFRIKDFGMCTEDRTIRMKDFLSFGVSEILTTLIVEREIDSVVSVCEGCGTVILTEPEIVQGTGGRVSGLLSTSPLSNVIKEIGSENVLDPENVLIDQIKGILKAIDMGYKKIAVTIVSASDATKLREIESENKGIKIYIFAAHLSQISKEDAKTIFNNADVVTGCASKYIREIGGEKNCFKAGASIPIYGVTEAGKRFLKLRIDKIGGLKEKKHAKIPKPLI, from the coding sequence ATGGACGAACATGTTATTGAGGCCCTTGGAAAAACTAGGGTTAAAGTAAAGGAAGGGAAAGTTGTTGAGGTAGGAGAACCTAAAATTGATTACTGCCCAATATTTGACAAATATAGGGGAATAAAACAGTTTACACCCGAAAATATCAAAGAAAACATAGAGTTTCGTATAAAAGATTTTGGGATGTGCACAGAGGATAGAACCATACGAATGAAGGATTTTTTATCTTTCGGAGTTTCAGAAATACTAACAACTCTTATTGTGGAAAGAGAAATTGACAGTGTTGTAAGTGTGTGTGAAGGATGTGGAACAGTTATATTAACCGAACCCGAAATAGTTCAGGGAACAGGAGGTAGAGTTTCTGGACTTTTAAGTACATCTCCTTTATCTAATGTAATTAAAGAGATTGGAAGTGAAAATGTTCTCGATCCTGAAAATGTTTTAATTGACCAGATAAAAGGCATATTAAAAGCTATAGACATGGGCTACAAAAAAATTGCAGTTACCATTGTTTCTGCTTCTGATGCAACAAAGCTCAGGGAAATTGAAAGTGAAAATAAAGGCATCAAGATCTACATTTTTGCAGCACATTTGAGTCAAATCTCTAAAGAAGATGCAAAAACAATATTTAATAATGCAGATGTCGTAACTGGATGTGCATCCAAGTATATTAGAGAAATTGGAGGAGAAAAAAACTGTTTCAAGGCCGGAGCTTCAATACCAATATATGGTGTAACAGAGGCAGGTAAAAGATTTCTAAAACTGAGGATAGATAAAATTGGTGGTTTAAAGGAAAAAAAGCATGCAAAAATACCTAAACCATTAATTTAA
- a CDS encoding flavodoxin family protein — MKILLINGSPRKTWNTSTLLKKASEGALSQNADTEIINLYDLNFKGCTSCFS; from the coding sequence GTGAAGATATTATTAATCAATGGAAGTCCTAGAAAGACTTGGAATACTTCAACTCTATTAAAAAAAGCCTCTGAAGGAGCTTTGTCTCAAAATGCAGATACAGAAATAATAAACCTCTATGATCTTAACTTTAAAGGTTGTACCAGTTGTTTTTCCTAG
- a CDS encoding HXXEE domain-containing protein, translating to MKKWLYKNWAKLCIILSIIVTIISLLYVKTDNIILFLIWIQIPIYLLHQFEEHSWPGGFKRFVNKEIFNVENGEYPLNDIIIFWINVPIIWILMPIFAVLSFNNLLFGLWIPIFAVFNSLTHVIGVIVKRKYNPGLFVSVVLGIPVAIYTLWLFYTLINIPLMVTLLSIVVVLLLHLAIIIPAVRRSKINKG from the coding sequence ATGAAGAAGTGGCTATATAAAAATTGGGCTAAACTCTGTATTATTCTTTCAATAATAGTCACAATTATAAGTTTATTATATGTTAAAACCGATAATATTATCTTGTTTTTAATATGGATTCAAATTCCAATTTATTTATTACACCAATTTGAAGAGCATTCATGGCCCGGTGGGTTTAAAAGATTTGTTAATAAGGAAATTTTTAATGTTGAAAATGGAGAATATCCATTAAATGATATCATTATCTTCTGGATAAATGTACCGATTATTTGGATTTTAATGCCAATATTTGCAGTATTATCATTTAATAACCTGTTATTTGGTTTGTGGATTCCTATTTTCGCAGTTTTCAATAGTTTAACTCATGTAATTGGTGTGATTGTAAAACGTAAATATAATCCTGGACTTTTTGTGAGTGTTGTATTGGGAATTCCTGTTGCTATCTACACATTATGGCTATTTTACACTCTAATAAACATACCATTGATGGTTACATTATTATCCATAGTTGTGGTACTTTTACTTCATTTAGCCATAATTATTCCTGCTGTAAGAAGATCTAAAATCAACAAAGGATAA
- the hdrC gene encoding ferredoxin:CoB-CoM heterodisulfide reductase subunit HdrC, whose translation MKTIKLKKDPLKLVKDVLNDLKASPDLGIYKCVQCGMCTSVCPGASQTEYDPRDMIRRVLENDETVIDDETIWNCFSCYTCNSVCPSGNNASEVNQILRQMRIDNGNGLKKIATFSPYGDSIIKTGVGSIPNEYFETMINDVGHDYMIMKLNIESMRTDLGLVDYILPKESVNEIESILDNSGFKNRLKKVKRCKK comes from the coding sequence ATGAAAACTATCAAACTGAAAAAAGATCCATTGAAACTTGTAAAAGATGTTTTAAATGATTTAAAAGCATCACCAGATCTTGGAATCTACAAGTGTGTACAATGTGGTATGTGCACATCCGTCTGTCCAGGAGCAAGTCAAACAGAATACGACCCTAGGGATATGATAAGAAGGGTTCTTGAAAACGATGAAACAGTTATAGATGATGAAACTATATGGAACTGCTTTTCATGTTATACCTGTAACAGTGTGTGTCCATCTGGAAACAATGCAAGTGAAGTAAACCAGATTTTAAGACAAATGCGTATTGATAATGGTAATGGGCTTAAAAAAATTGCCACATTCAGTCCATATGGAGACAGTATCATAAAAACTGGAGTCGGATCAATTCCAAATGAATATTTTGAAACTATGATAAACGATGTTGGCCATGATTACATGATTATGAAATTAAATATAGAAAGTATGCGTACAGATCTTGGACTTGTAGATTATATATTACCTAAAGAATCAGTTAATGAAATTGAATCAATACTTGATAATTCAGGATTTAAAAATAGACTTAAAAAAGTAAAGAGATGTAAAAAATGA
- the hdrB gene encoding ferredoxin:CoB-CoM heterodisulfide reductase subunit HdrB, with amino-acid sequence MKITPDKDILLFKTCLVNVEYPGIESSTRYILDMIDVEHMVDERQSCCTGLGHYFDLFDQLSTTAIAARNFQIALKTGHGNIVTMCATCYAILKKSAKILNHNEEVRNKVNKILENSDLERMEYKTGDMDPSKNIFHVAEIFFNKREEISKLVKFDLSNLKVATHHACHYCKVYYNDAMEGVRNPNLLDGLAAAVGVETVGWYDHKKVTCGSGFRQRFTNKEVSLAVTAEKLQSLKEHEGEILLHMCPNCQMQFDRYQPYIEEKLDTKFNICHLNIAQFIALAFGADPYNTIGIQTHTVPIEPLLKRLELFEKEKKAETEFK; translated from the coding sequence ATGAAAATAACACCAGATAAAGATATACTACTCTTTAAAACCTGTCTAGTGAATGTTGAATATCCAGGTATTGAATCGTCCACACGCTACATATTAGATATGATCGATGTTGAACACATGGTAGATGAAAGACAATCCTGCTGTACAGGGCTTGGACACTATTTTGATCTATTTGACCAGCTATCAACAACCGCAATAGCAGCCAGAAACTTTCAAATAGCATTAAAAACAGGTCATGGTAATATAGTTACAATGTGTGCCACATGCTATGCTATACTCAAAAAATCTGCCAAAATATTGAATCATAATGAAGAAGTCAGGAATAAAGTAAACAAAATATTAGAAAATTCTGATCTTGAAAGAATGGAATACAAAACGGGAGATATGGATCCAAGTAAAAACATATTCCATGTAGCTGAGATTTTTTTTAACAAAAGGGAAGAAATTTCCAAACTTGTTAAATTTGATCTTTCTAATTTAAAGGTTGCAACACACCATGCCTGCCACTACTGCAAGGTATATTACAACGATGCAATGGAAGGTGTAAGGAATCCTAATCTCCTAGACGGACTAGCAGCAGCTGTGGGAGTTGAAACTGTAGGATGGTATGATCATAAAAAAGTAACATGTGGTTCAGGATTCCGCCAGAGATTCACCAACAAAGAAGTTTCTTTAGCAGTTACCGCCGAAAAACTTCAGTCGTTAAAGGAACATGAGGGTGAAATACTTCTACACATGTGCCCAAACTGTCAGATGCAATTTGACCGTTATCAGCCTTACATTGAGGAAAAATTAGATACAAAGTTTAATATATGTCATTTGAATATTGCACAGTTCATTGCACTGGCATTTGGAGCAGATCCTTACAATACTATAGGTATACAGACACACACAGTTCCAATAGAACCACTTCTTAAAAGACTAGAACTCTTCGAAAAAGAAAAAAAAGCAGAAACAGAATTTAAATGA
- a CDS encoding carboxymuconolactone decarboxylase family protein has protein sequence MKKEKQRPYLFTEAVSEELNVAFKNLASEIMKDSALSSKEKSLIALACAVAIKCEYCVKAHKENALTAGATMDEIKEAAAVASQVRLGSGLTFASFVLD, from the coding sequence ATGAAAAAAGAAAAACAAAGACCATATCTTTTCACAGAGGCCGTAAGTGAAGAACTAAATGTTGCATTCAAAAATTTAGCATCAGAGATAATGAAAGACAGTGCATTGTCCTCAAAGGAAAAATCATTAATTGCATTAGCATGTGCCGTGGCAATTAAATGTGAATACTGTGTAAAAGCCCATAAAGAAAATGCCTTGACCGCCGGTGCTACTATGGATGAGATTAAAGAAGCTGCGGCAGTTGCCAGCCAGGTACGTCTTGGATCAGGATTAACCTTTGCATCTTTTGTTCTA